AGCGTTCCCTGCGGAAACAAGCTGTCGGTAGGCGTAAGAGAGCCATTGTTGTAGCGGTAAATCACATAGTTGGTCAGGTTCACCGTCGCAGCCGACGGATTGTAGATTTCGACGGCCTTGTTGTTGCTCGCGCCCTCGAGATATTCGGAGAAAAACAGGTTGTTGCATTGTGCCTGAGCAAGGGTCAGGCTGAAAAAGCTAAAGCAAAGAAGTAGTAGAATCCTCATTTTCATGCGTTTTTGGAAAATATTCGCAAAGGTAAGGCAAACAAGCGAGTTGCGCATGAAATGAATGTGAATGTTTTTCGCGAATCCGATTAGAATTTCCTTGGAATCTTATCCGAGTTTTCTGGACAACTCCGGACGCTTACCAAATTGGCGGGGGCGCGGGGGCGGGGCGCGGGAGGGAGGATCCGACGCCAAGATCTCCGACAAAATCACGGCTTGCTTGCGGCCGCCCATTGATTTGAGGGAATTGGAAATCGGATGCGCCTTTTTTGCCTTGGGCGTTATGCGGAACGATCCTGCACCATGCATTTTTGCCTGACCGCCACCCCCTTGATTGTGAGAGGATTTGATCCGGTCCTTGTCCATGTCAAACAGCTTGTGCTTGTCGTGGCCGACCGTTTTTCCTCGGTCATGCGTGCGGTTGTATTCGTCCAGCAGGGATTCTTCGTTGTAATGGCTCGTCGTATTGTCTTCCAAGGTTGTCGCCTCCATAAACGGATCCAAAATACGTTCGTGTGGAGCTGCAACCTCCCGCTCGAGTGAGTTGCCCTCCTTCGTGCGGTCGGCCTGCTCCAAGGCAACCCGTTCTGCCGCCGCCTGATCGATAATTTCTTGGGCTGTATTCGGGGAATTTGTGCTATTTTGTGCCCCCGTTTGAACGTTTGCCTTGTTCTTGCGAATGGCTTTGGAGATGGTTCTGAAAATGAACCAACCGATGGCAATGGCAATGGCAACTTCGAACTTCATAGGGGTAAATGTAGGAATGCGCCGCTAGAAATGCAACTCAAGAGCCTGGAAATACACGGCTTCAAAAGCTTCGCCGACAAGACCCTGTTCCTCTTTGACAAGGGGATCACAGGCATCGTCGGCCCCAACGGTTGCGGCAAAAGCAATATCGTGGACTCCATGCGCTGGGTGCTCGGCGAGCAGAAAACCCGCAAGCTCCGCTCCGAAAAGATGGAGAATGTCATCTTCAACGGCACGAGCAAACGCAAAAAAGCCCATTTCGCCGAGGTGGTCCTCACATTCGAGAATACCAAAAACATTCTCCCCACCGAATTCACCACGGTCGCCATCAGCCGCAAGCTCTACCGCACCGGCGAAAGTGAATACATGATCAACGGCGTCGCCTGCCGCCTCAAAGACATCCACGACCTGTTCCTCGACACCGGCATCGGCCCCGACAGCTACGCCATCATCGAACTCAAAATGGTCGATGACATCCTCAACGACAAGGAAAATTCGCGGAGGATCCTGTTTGAGGAAGCGGCCGGCATCAGCAAGTACAAGATTCGCAAGAAGCAGACCCTCAAGAAACTGGAAGAAACGCAGGATGACCTCGAAAGGGTGGAGGACATTCTCTTCGAAATCCAGAAGCAGCTCAAAAGCCTTGAAGCACAAGCCAAAAAGGCCCGCAAATACTTCGAAATCAAGGGCGAATACAAGCTTGTGAGTTCGCGGCATGCCTACTTTGCCATTCGTGGATTGCGCGGCAGCTACGAATCCATCGAGAAGGAGGAGCAGACCTTTGGGGACAAACTTGGCGGATTGCAGTCCACGATTGCCAAGCACGAAGCAAGGTTGCAGGAACTGCGCAAGGAGCAGATTGACAATGAAAACCGCCTTTCGGCCTCGCAAAAAGACCTGAATGCGCATATCACCCGCATTCAGGAAATAGAAAAGGAAAAATCCATCAAAAACGAGCGCCTCAAATACCTGCAACAGCGGGAATTTGCGATCGGCGATCAACTCGAGAAGGACCGGAAAAACTATGCGCGGATCAAGGAGGAACTCGAATCCGTGACCTCCAAGCGCATCGAAGTTGCGAAACTCGTCCACGACGGCAACAAGTTGCTCGCCACTCTCAAAGCCGCCAAGGAAGACGTTTCAGGACGATTCGACGAATTGAAACTCCAAACCGAAGGTTATGCAGAGGTGCACCGCACCATGGAGTTGAACCTGAGCCGCCTCGAAAAGGACCGCGAGATCAAGCTCATCCAAATCGATGGCCTCACCAAGGAAATCGAACGCAACGAGGCCGACCGCACGAGCAAAACCGACGAATTGGATTCGTTTGCAGGCACATTGGAGACGTTGACGCTGGAAGTCGCCGAATTGGAGGCAAGTGTCAACAACCTGCGTGCGCTCAAAACGCAAAACGATGCTGATTTGGAAGCGAGCAGCAAGGCGATCGATCAACTCAAGGACGCGATTTACAAAAGCAACCGTGGCTTGGATTCGCGTCAAAACGAATACAACCTTACCAAAAGCCTCGTCGAGAACCTCGAAGGTTTCCCTGACAGCGTCAAATTCCTGAAAAAGGAAGCGAGTTGGATCAAGGAAGCACCCTTGTTGGGTGATATTTTCCTCACGAGCGACACATACAAGGTCGCCTTGGAAAACCTGCTCGATCCCTACATGAGCTACTACGTCGTGGACACCCGCGCCGACGCCATGCAGGCCATTCAACTCCTGGCCAATACCGCCAAGGGACGGGCCAACTTCTTCGTTCTCGAGGAATTGAATACCTATCCCGCGGTCCAAGCGAAGGCGATTTCGGGTGCAACCCCTGCCCTCGAATTGGTCGAAGTCGCCGAAAAGTACCAAGCGCTTGCCGCCTACTTGCTGGACAATGTTTATATGGTGGATGACGAATCCAACATTCCCGCAGAGCTTCCGGAGCAGGCATTTTTCCTGACCAAGTCGGGTTCGATGCAGCGCAAAAAGTATGCAATCGGGGGCGGCAGCATCGGATTGTTCCAGGGAAAACGCCTGGGGCGCGCCAAAAACCTGGAAAAGCTCGCCAAGGAAATCAAGCAGATTGAAAAGGAACTCTCCGAATTGAAAAATGCCCTGGTGGATCAGGAGGTCAAGCATCAGCAGTTCAAAGGACATCAATACGGTCGCGATCTTGAGACGCAAAACAATCTCTATCAGCGCAAACACCGCGATTTGAGCGTTTTGCAAGCCCGCGAAAAGGAATACCGCGACTTCATCACCCGCGCCGGGGAGCGCAGCGAAATCATCGAGCGCCAAATCGTCGAATTGGAGCAACAAACGGAGCGCCTCGGTCCGCAGATTGCCGCGATGCGTGAGGATTTTTCCGTGAAAGCCGCGATTTTAGAGGAAGCCCGCCGCATGTTTGAGAATTGTCAGGCGGATCTCAGCGATAAAAGTCAGGCATTCAACACGCAAAACATTCTCTGCATTCAGCAAAAGAATCAGCTCGACATGCTGGAACGCGACGAGCAACAAAAGCAGTCCACGATCAAGGCCTTGGTGGAAAGCGAGGAGAAAAACCGCCGTGACTTGCAGGAGACGAAGGACAATATCCATTCGCTCGTGCAAAACAACTTGCAAAACGACGACGAGATGGTCGCTTTGTACGAGCAGAAAAAGGCCAAGGAAGACCATACGGGCAAACTCGAGCAGATTGCCGGGCAAATGCGCAGCAACATCAATGCGACCGAGGATCAGATTCGGGCCGGGCGCAAGGAAAAAGAGGAATGTGAGGAGCAGAAGAATGCCATCAAGGACCGCGTCACCGACATCAAGATCCAGCTCAACAGCCTGAAGGAGCGCATGAAGGTCGAATTTGACGTGGACATCAGCGACCTCGACGAATCAGACCTGTTTGAAGGCGGCATCGACGAATATGCACCTGACGCCGTCGAGCATGAAATGGTCAAATTGAGGCAAAAGCTACAAACCTACGGCGAAATCAATCCGATGGCGGTGGAGGCGTATGACGAGATGAAGGAACGTTTTGACTTCATCAACACGCAGAAAACCGACTTGATGGAGGCCCGCAAGACGCTGCTCGATACGATTTCGGAGATTGACACGACCGCGACCGAGAAGTTTACGGAGGCCTTCGTGCAGATCCGCAAACACTTCAAGGAGGTCTTTCAGCATCTTTTTTATGCAGGCGACACCTGCGACTTGGAGCTGAGCAATCCGGAGGATGTGTTGGAGAGTCCGATCGATATCATGGCCAAGCCCAAGGGCAAACGTCCGCTGTCGATCAACCAACTTTCCGGCGGGGAAAAGACGCTGACGGCCGTGGCGCTCTTGTTTGCGATTTACCTGCTCAAGCCCGCGCCTTTCTGCATCTTCGACGAGGTCGACGCCCCGTTGGACGACGCCAACATCGACAAATTCAACAACATCATCCGCGAATTCAGCAAGGATTCGCAGTTCATCATCGTGACCCACAACAAGCGCACCATGGCCGCCACCAACGTCATGTACGGCGTGACCATGGAAGCCACCGGCATCAGCAAGGTGCTCCCAGTGGACTTGGTAGCCCTGAATTTGACGGAGTAAGGTACTTTGAGAGGCGTCGGCGGTTGATGAAAACGTCGGCGGTTGATGAAAGCGTCGGCAGTTGATGGAAGCGTCGGCCGTTTTTAGAAGCGTCGGCCTCCGGCCGAAACGCTGATCCTGCAATCCAGCCTCTGGCTGCACAGCAAGTCCCCAGCGTTCAGTACCGACAAATTATTGCCGCAAATAAACCAACGTGCTGTAGCCAATCGGTTGACTATTCCCATAAATCAAAACGACCATCGAATCTGCATTCGCGGAAATGTATCCATTTGCCTGATAGATCGTTAAGTTGCAGGGAATGTCGGTGCCACTCACATAAGAGAGGCCATTGTTTTCCTCGATTTGCATCACCAATGTCGAATTTCCCGTTCCAAAAACCGGGGAAATGAGAACCTGATCCGCTCTGCCGAGATACGGAGAAAGGCGCACGGTGCTACCGTTGGTCGCGCAATTAAAACCATTTGACTTTGCAGTAAAGTTACCGTCAAGAGAAACGGACGAGGCTGTGATTTGGACGGTGCGACCGATATCAGTGGTGTTGCCATGTCGGTCCGTGACACTGTAAACTTGTTGTTGGAATCCCGGAACATTGACATTGATCGGTTGCGAAACCACCACCTTGTCGGTGATGTCAAGGTCTTCACGGTCAAATGCGATTACCCCACGGTCATCGTAGGCGGATCCATGAAAGGTAGAAACAGTGTCGTTGCCAATCAGTCGCAACACGGGTGGATTTCCTCTGTCGGCACAACCTTGCATCAGCACGACGATGCCAAGGATGAGGATATTCAAAAGTGTAGGCATGGATTTGGACAAAGGCATGGCTAAAGTTAACGGATCATTCGCCGAATTTGCAAGAATTTTTTACCTTTGGGCATGAGCACCCGCAATTCCATCGCCTTCATTACCATTGTGCTAGCGCAGCTTTGTTGGTATTCTCCCTGCAAAGCCCAATTCCAGTTTTTTGGCTTCGAGTTCGGTGGCAGCACCTCGCTTAAGGACTTCATGAGCGGTGAGATATCCTTGAGCTACCTGCGGCAATTTTCAGCAAAGCACGGATTGGGTGCCGAATTAATCCTTCCGCAGACCTTGATTGTCGACCAAACTTCAGATATCGATTGGTTGAATGGCACACCTTGGAGCGGCGAGGCCGAATGGACGCGGAGACAAACCCCAGCTTTAGCCCTCCGCTATCGATTTTTTGTAGGAAACAGCTTTTTTCTCGGATCGAATCTGCGTCTGGGTGCCGTACGTGAAAAGTGCTTTTTGGATCGTGCTTATCAGGAATCCTTCCAAGGCTATGAAATTTTGCCCATTTACTACGACTATCAACTTTTGAATCCTTACTTTCGGATTTCTGGCGAATTGGGTATTCATCGACCGATGGGGAAATGGATGTTCCTTTCGATCTTAGCCAAATGCGGACCGCAATTCACCTTTTCGAGAGCTGGCATCATGGGGGAGATCACGACGCAACCCAATGGAACACAACTTTTGAAATCATACCACGGAGTCGATTTTTATGGTGGTGTCGCCATTGGCTTGGGAGTGAAACTGTAGGCAAGATTGGGCGACACCTACTTAAGCATCAATTAAGGTGACGCATTGGATGTTGGCTGTTATTGCACCAATATCTTTTTACGCACTGTTTCACCCTTGGCAAGCACAACCTCCAAAACATAGTTTCCGGCGGATATCCCGGTAGGCAAATCAAGATGTGCTTCTGTACCTGAGGGGGATAATTCCGCGACCGTCACCCCAAGCAGATTGATCAACTGGATTTGGCGGATGTTTTTAGGCGCAGCAATATGAATGCCCACAGCTGTTGAGGTTGGATTCGGATAAATATCCACCTTGTCCAGCGAGATTTCGTTCGAACCAAGGGTATGGTTGTAGAAGACATATTGCTCACAAAGGCTCTCGGAAAACGAGTTGGTGATCGTTGCGCCCAAAGAAAAATAGCCGGGCGTCAAAAACGGTTTGTATCCCCAAGGACGGTTTAGCCCATATCCATCTGTACATGTGATGCTTGTCACTTGCCCTCCGATATTATAGGTCGTGACAAAAGAAACACACTGCGGATTGGAAGTCGGTTGGTATTCGAGCAGGTTGCATTTCGCCTTGGTAAATTGTCCTTCCTCCCAAGTGCGAGTAACAAAATCATAGCCGTATTGATGAATTTCGCTGCTATTGTGGTAGTAAATCGTTCCTTGATTAGAGCCCTTGTAGGAAACCTGACCATTTGCCGTAG
This DNA window, taken from Bacteroidota bacterium, encodes the following:
- a CDS encoding DUF5011 domain-containing protein, producing the protein MPTLLNILILGIVVLMQGCADRGNPPVLRLIGNDTVSTFHGSAYDDRGVIAFDREDLDITDKVVVSQPINVNVPGFQQQVYSVTDRHGNTTDIGRTVQITASSVSLDGNFTAKSNGFNCATNGSTVRLSPYLGRADQVLISPVFGTGNSTLVMQIEENNGLSYVSGTDIPCNLTIYQANGYISANADSMVVLIYGNSQPIGYSTLVYLRQ
- the smc gene encoding chromosome segregation protein SMC, translating into MQLKSLEIHGFKSFADKTLFLFDKGITGIVGPNGCGKSNIVDSMRWVLGEQKTRKLRSEKMENVIFNGTSKRKKAHFAEVVLTFENTKNILPTEFTTVAISRKLYRTGESEYMINGVACRLKDIHDLFLDTGIGPDSYAIIELKMVDDILNDKENSRRILFEEAAGISKYKIRKKQTLKKLEETQDDLERVEDILFEIQKQLKSLEAQAKKARKYFEIKGEYKLVSSRHAYFAIRGLRGSYESIEKEEQTFGDKLGGLQSTIAKHEARLQELRKEQIDNENRLSASQKDLNAHITRIQEIEKEKSIKNERLKYLQQREFAIGDQLEKDRKNYARIKEELESVTSKRIEVAKLVHDGNKLLATLKAAKEDVSGRFDELKLQTEGYAEVHRTMELNLSRLEKDREIKLIQIDGLTKEIERNEADRTSKTDELDSFAGTLETLTLEVAELEASVNNLRALKTQNDADLEASSKAIDQLKDAIYKSNRGLDSRQNEYNLTKSLVENLEGFPDSVKFLKKEASWIKEAPLLGDIFLTSDTYKVALENLLDPYMSYYVVDTRADAMQAIQLLANTAKGRANFFVLEELNTYPAVQAKAISGATPALELVEVAEKYQALAAYLLDNVYMVDDESNIPAELPEQAFFLTKSGSMQRKKYAIGGGSIGLFQGKRLGRAKNLEKLAKEIKQIEKELSELKNALVDQEVKHQQFKGHQYGRDLETQNNLYQRKHRDLSVLQAREKEYRDFITRAGERSEIIERQIVELEQQTERLGPQIAAMREDFSVKAAILEEARRMFENCQADLSDKSQAFNTQNILCIQQKNQLDMLERDEQQKQSTIKALVESEEKNRRDLQETKDNIHSLVQNNLQNDDEMVALYEQKKAKEDHTGKLEQIAGQMRSNINATEDQIRAGRKEKEECEEQKNAIKDRVTDIKIQLNSLKERMKVEFDVDISDLDESDLFEGGIDEYAPDAVEHEMVKLRQKLQTYGEINPMAVEAYDEMKERFDFINTQKTDLMEARKTLLDTISEIDTTATEKFTEAFVQIRKHFKEVFQHLFYAGDTCDLELSNPEDVLESPIDIMAKPKGKRPLSINQLSGGEKTLTAVALLFAIYLLKPAPFCIFDEVDAPLDDANIDKFNNIIREFSKDSQFIIVTHNKRTMAATNVMYGVTMEATGISKVLPVDLVALNLTE